The DNA segment GAGCGGTGGTGATCGGATTTTCGGTCTCGGGACAGGCTTCCTCTGTCACCGACGCTGTCACCATCGGCCGTCAATATGGTGCAAGTGCGCTGGTTGTGACCTCTCCGAACACGCCGCTTGCCGCAGCGGGAGACGCACTTCTGCCGTTGACCTTCAAGGAAGACGGCAATCTCTACAAGCCGTCTTCCACGCGCTATGCGCTTTTGGCTGCCGTCGACATCATTGCAATGACGACGGCCCACACGATCGGGCCGAAAGTGCTGGAGCCGCTGCGCAGGGTACGCCACAGCCTTGCCAGCCAGAATATCCGCAATCCTGATCTACCCATCGGAGACTGATGCCGTGCGCATAACCGACCTGGAGACGCCTGCGGTCGTGATCGATCGCGCCAAGGTGGAAGCCAATCTTGCAAGAGCGCAAGCCTATGCCGACCAGCATGGCTTCAAGTTGCGCCCGCATATCAAGACGCACAAATTGCCGATCCTCGCGCGCCGCCAGGTGGAACTGGGCGCCATCGGGATCACCTGCCAGAAGTTGGGTGAAGCCGAGGTCATGGCTGACGGCGGCCTCGAAGACATCTTCATTCCGTACAACATATTGGGTGAGGCCAAGCTTGCTCGTCTGGCTGCTCTGCATGAGCGGATCCGCGTTTCGGTCACTGCGGACAGCCTCGTGACCATCGACGGGTATGCGGGGCACTTCACCGATCCGGACCATGCGCTGCCGGTTCTGATCGAATGCGATACGGGTATGGGCCGCTGCGGCGTGCAGGATGTCGAGGAGGTCGTGGCGCTTGCGAAGCGGATCGCGGGAGCACCAGGCCTGCGATTTCAAGGCCTGATGACCTACCCCCCGCGCGGGCGAGCCCTCGAAGTGGAAGCATGGCTTCAGCGTGCAGTAGAGGCGCTTGAGGCAGAAGGCCTGAGCGTCGAGCTTATTTCGAATGGCGGAACGCCGGACATGTATGAGATTGCCGGCATCACAACCGCCACGGAGTATCGGCCGGGCACCTACGTCTATTCAGACCGCATGCAAGTGGCATTTGGCCACCGCACACTAGAGGACTGTGCACTGACCGTTCTGGCGCAGGTGGTCAGCCGGCCGACAGATGACCGTGCCGTCATCGATGCGGGCTCCAAGGCGCTTGCCGCCGATATTGCACCAGTGCCCGGCCACGGCCATGTCGT comes from the Nitratireductor basaltis genome and includes:
- a CDS encoding D-TA family PLP-dependent enzyme, with translation MRITDLETPAVVIDRAKVEANLARAQAYADQHGFKLRPHIKTHKLPILARRQVELGAIGITCQKLGEAEVMADGGLEDIFIPYNILGEAKLARLAALHERIRVSVTADSLVTIDGYAGHFTDPDHALPVLIECDTGMGRCGVQDVEEVVALAKRIAGAPGLRFQGLMTYPPRGRALEVEAWLQRAVEALEAEGLSVELISNGGTPDMYEIAGITTATEYRPGTYVYSDRMQVAFGHRTLEDCALTVLAQVVSRPTDDRAVIDAGSKALAADIAPVPGHGHVVGYPEAVITTLSEEHGVIDLSECSRKPEIGEKLHIIPNHVCVVSNLFDEVNLVEGDDVVETLPVAARGRLS